One Primulina huaijiensis isolate GDHJ02 chromosome 8, ASM1229523v2, whole genome shotgun sequence genomic region harbors:
- the LOC140982638 gene encoding uncharacterized protein, with protein MAFSCFPDIFSWIESLPPILQWQSQSISLHLCPSNSSQPSLKLSLNNFKNSSLYLSIFADYNFPIVLWTSKNITLKSDFKILRITQDDDTIYTLLTNFIESILKYSPNKCPSFLKLPKTQNNHHLKDVFNFTFLTLTFIVCIYEAPNDLRSACLESLKDQLACPKSRGVSRALMRMLGSNAEELWMRSMNLAITNWIAELRAAHVGFKTPSPLFSYSVSMLGLWKVQLYCPVIAMDVEKRSDPSPDERLLFSLNYHQLEGVIQLNYKVRIQEKWIEVMVNTDNIRCDVIKLLTDTLMAERGAGTSEKHFPSRIALQITPTTQSNVISISVSKSSDNPQREIGLEKAIEASFEPLNTNIGLNFSSAETTTLTLKPWKFEQSVWGNSGKLNWFLHDSADGREVFSSKPSKYAMIQPKSWFKNRYSSVYRPFTREGGVVFAGDEYGESMSWKVDKGCMGRSMEWEIKGWIWLTYWPNKHRSFYSETRRLEFREILELTLL; from the exons ATGGCCTTTTCTTGCTTCCCGGACATATTTTCTTGGATTGAAAGCCTTCCCCCAATCCTTCAATGGCAATCTCAATCCATTTCCTTACATCTTTGCCCTTCAAATTCATCACAACCTTCTCTCAAATTATCACTCAACAACTTCAAAAACTCCTCACTATACCTCTCCATATTTGCGGATTACAATTTTCCAATCGTCCTTTGGACCTCAAAGAACATAACCCTAAAATCCgatttcaagattttgagaatAACACAAGATGATGACACAATTTACACTCTTTTAACCAACTTCATCGAATCCATCCTCAAATATTCCCCTAACAAATGCCCATCTTTCCTTAAACTCCCCAAAACACAAAACAACCACCACCTAAAAGACGTCTTCAACTTCACATTTCTTACACTAACTTTCATCGTATGTATCTACGAAGCCCCCAACGACTTACGTTCAGCATGCCTCGAGAGCCTCAAGGATCAACTAGCATGTCCCAAATCCAGAGGGGTGTCTAGGGCTTTGATGAGGATGTTGGGTTCGAACGCCGAGGAGCTATGGATGCGTTCGATGAATCTTGCTATTACGAACTGGATAGCTGAGCTTCGGGCCGCACATGTTGGATTCAAGACTCCTTCACCTTTGTTTTCTTACTCGGTTTCGATGCTAGGGCTTTGGAAAGTTCAGTTGTATTGTCCGGTAATCGCCATGGATGTCGAAAAACGTAGTGATCCCTCGCCCGATGAGCGTTTGTTGTTCTCTTTAAATTATCATCAACTTGAGGGAGTGATTCAGTTGAATTACAAGGTTCGGATTCAAGAGAAGTGGATTGAAGTCATGGTGAATACGGATAACAtaag GTGCGATGTCATAAAGCTATTAACAGACACTCTAATGGCGGAACGCGGCGCCGGGACGTCGGAGAAGCACTTCCCCTCCCGAATCGCTTTGCAAATCACACCAACCACCCAATCCAACGTGATCAGCATCTCCGTCAGCAAATCCTCGGACAACCCGCAGCGCGAAATCGGCTTGGAGAAAGCCATCGAAGCCTCGTTCGAGCCCCTCAACACGAACATCGGCCTCAACTTCTCCTCCGCGGAGACCACCACCCTCACCTTAAAGCCGTGGAAGTTCGAGCAATCCGTGTGGGGAAACAGTGGGAAGCTGAACTGGTTCCTGCACGACAGTGCGGACGGGAGAGAGGTTTTCTCGTCGAAGCCATCGAAGTACGCGATGATCCAGCCGAAGTCGTGGTTCAAGAACCGGTATTCGAGCGTCTACCGGCCGTTCACGAGGGAGGGAGGAGTGGTGTTCGCTGGGGATGAGTATGGGGAGAGTATGAGTTGGAAGGTGGACAAAGGATGCATGGGGAGGAGCATGGAGTGGGAGATTAAGGGTTGGATTTGGTTGACATATTGGCCAAACAAGCATAGGAGTTTCTACTCGGAGACTAGGAGGTTGGAGTTTAGGGAAATTCTTGAACTCACTCTACTTTAG